A single region of the Vibrio cyclitrophicus genome encodes:
- the rpoZ gene encoding DNA-directed RNA polymerase subunit omega, whose translation MARVTVQDAVEKVGNRFDLVLIAARRARQMQTGGKDSLVPEENDKPTVIALREIEEGLITKDVLDARERQEQQEQEAAELAAVSSIAHTR comes from the coding sequence ATGGCACGCGTAACTGTTCAAGACGCTGTTGAAAAAGTTGGCAACCGTTTCGACCTAGTTCTTATTGCGGCTCGCCGCGCACGTCAAATGCAAACTGGCGGTAAAGATTCACTAGTGCCTGAAGAAAACGATAAGCCAACGGTTATCGCTCTTCGCGAAATCGAAGAAGGTCTTATCACTAAAGACGTACTAGATGCTCGTGAGCGTCAAGAGCAACAAGAGCAAGAAGCGGCTGAACTTGCAGCAGTAAGCAGCATCGCTCACACTCGTTAA
- the gmk gene encoding guanylate kinase → MGKGTLYIVSAPSGAGKSSLISAMLETNPTYAMKVSVSHTTRGMRPGEENGVHYHFVEKHHFEDLITKGEFLEYAEVFGNYYGTSRVWIEENLNRGIDVFLDIDWQGARQIREQMPQAKSVFILPPSNGELERRLNVRGQDSDEVIAKRMSEAKSEISHYAEYDYVIVNDDFDAALMDFRAIIRAERLKEDKQAAKYSGMLTALLAE, encoded by the coding sequence ATGGGCAAAGGTACTCTTTACATCGTATCTGCACCTAGTGGCGCAGGTAAGTCGAGCTTGATCTCAGCAATGCTAGAAACCAATCCAACCTACGCAATGAAGGTATCTGTTTCACACACCACTCGCGGTATGCGCCCTGGTGAAGAAAATGGTGTTCACTACCACTTCGTAGAGAAGCATCATTTTGAAGACCTTATTACTAAAGGTGAATTCCTAGAGTACGCTGAAGTGTTCGGCAACTACTACGGTACTTCACGCGTATGGATTGAAGAAAACCTAAACCGCGGTATCGATGTATTCCTAGATATCGACTGGCAAGGTGCTCGTCAGATCCGTGAACAAATGCCTCAAGCGAAGAGTGTATTCATTCTTCCACCATCAAATGGTGAGCTAGAGCGTCGTTTGAATGTTCGTGGTCAAGACAGCGACGAAGTTATTGCGAAACGCATGAGCGAAGCAAAATCAGAGATTTCTCACTATGCAGAATATGATTATGTGATCGTGAATGACGACTTTGATGCAGCCCTAATGGACTTCAGAGCTATCATTCGTGCGGAGCGCTTAAAAGAAGATAAGCAAGCAGCTAAATACAGCGGCATGCTTACAGCACTACTAGCGGAATAA
- a CDS encoding NCS2 family permease — MSTDSTLKAQNTSGSLDSMFKITERKTTIGTELYAGFITFLAMSYILAVNPAILGDIPGMDKGAVFTATALSAAIATLIMGIWGNYPVMLAPGMSMNGFFKGLLLSGSVAVLWNEALFGIFLSGILYLAFSLTNIRKSMIESIPEDLKLAITVSLGLFIAFLGLKNAGIIVSNPFVLVGLGDISDPKVIIAYVSIFIALGCMVRDIKLATFISFVSAIALTILADVFMGTSNAPIPDQFFSMPPSMAGSFGAIFDFSAFTPEKMFDLLFIVLIFLIVDFFDGLSTIVGVGRDAGIIDKDGKVPNAKSALVADAGGTVIGSILGTTSITAFSESGIASSQGAKTGLAAVMVAGLFLISLFLYPIFSIFSAAMVAPAMVVVGIYMVGRLGQINWEKKESRIAAFFTIMFTVLSFSPANGMAMGFISYAFTMVVAGKRKEVHPLIYGLCVVFLTYLILL, encoded by the coding sequence GTGAGTACCGATTCCACCCTGAAAGCCCAGAACACCTCTGGCTCGCTTGATTCGATGTTTAAAATCACTGAAAGAAAAACCACGATTGGCACTGAGCTGTACGCGGGTTTCATTACTTTCTTGGCAATGAGCTACATTCTGGCGGTGAACCCTGCAATTTTGGGTGATATTCCAGGCATGGATAAAGGTGCCGTGTTTACTGCGACGGCTTTGTCTGCGGCAATCGCAACCCTGATCATGGGTATTTGGGGTAACTACCCAGTAATGCTTGCGCCAGGCATGAGCATGAACGGCTTCTTCAAAGGTTTGTTGCTAAGTGGTTCGGTAGCTGTGCTTTGGAATGAGGCGCTGTTCGGCATCTTCCTATCAGGTATCCTGTACCTCGCGTTCTCGTTAACCAATATTCGTAAATCGATGATTGAGTCGATTCCTGAAGATTTGAAGTTGGCGATTACCGTGTCTCTTGGATTGTTCATCGCTTTCTTGGGTCTTAAGAATGCGGGCATCATCGTTTCTAACCCATTTGTATTGGTTGGCTTAGGTGATATTTCCGATCCAAAAGTGATCATCGCTTACGTGAGCATCTTCATCGCACTGGGTTGTATGGTTCGTGACATCAAGCTAGCAACCTTCATCTCGTTCGTTTCTGCTATCGCGCTGACCATTCTTGCTGATGTATTCATGGGCACATCAAACGCACCAATCCCAGACCAATTTTTTTCTATGCCACCAAGCATGGCAGGCAGCTTCGGCGCTATCTTTGATTTCTCTGCTTTCACGCCTGAAAAAATGTTCGATCTATTGTTCATTGTACTTATCTTCCTGATTGTCGATTTCTTCGATGGTTTAAGCACGATTGTTGGTGTTGGACGTGATGCGGGTATCATCGACAAAGACGGTAAGGTACCAAACGCGAAATCGGCACTAGTAGCAGATGCGGGCGGTACTGTGATTGGTTCGATCCTTGGTACCACATCGATCACTGCTTTCTCTGAGTCTGGTATTGCTTCTTCTCAAGGTGCGAAGACGGGCTTAGCGGCAGTGATGGTTGCAGGTTTGTTCCTAATCTCGCTTTTCCTATACCCAATCTTCTCTATCTTCTCAGCGGCTATGGTTGCACCGGCGATGGTCGTGGTGGGTATCTACATGGTTGGCCGTCTTGGTCAGATTAACTGGGAAAAGAAAGAGTCTCGTATTGCGGCTTTCTTCACCATCATGTTTACCGTTTTAAGCTTCTCACCAGCAAACGGCATGGCGATGGGTTTCATCAGCTACGCATTTACGATGGTTGTTGCGGGTAAGCGCAAAGAAGTACACCCGCTTATCTACGGACTGTGTGTGGTGTTCTTAACTTACCTGATTCTACTTTAA
- a CDS encoding phosphate-starvation-inducible PsiE family protein, with the protein MPSHLPKSFSKPFLKVFHILEAVLLVAITLATLFAMMEEFMHVFAERRVQLTDILLMFIYLEVLAMVQQFVMNGKIPVRYPIYIAMMAIARYITLGMKELDAVLIVWLSLAAFILAAATLLIRVGHHYWPYVDLRTKQPDE; encoded by the coding sequence ATGCCTTCTCACTTACCTAAGTCTTTTAGTAAGCCTTTCCTTAAGGTTTTCCACATTCTTGAAGCCGTTCTATTGGTGGCGATCACACTGGCGACACTGTTTGCCATGATGGAAGAGTTCATGCACGTCTTTGCGGAACGTCGAGTGCAACTGACCGACATTCTTCTGATGTTTATCTATTTAGAAGTGTTGGCGATGGTTCAGCAGTTTGTGATGAACGGTAAGATTCCAGTACGATACCCGATCTATATCGCGATGATGGCGATTGCTCGTTACATCACTTTGGGCATGAAAGAACTCGATGCGGTATTGATCGTTTGGTTATCTTTAGCAGCATTTATCTTGGCCGCGGCAACATTGTTGATTCGTGTTGGACACCATTATTGGCCATATGTAGACCTTAGAACCAAGCAGCCAGATGAGTAA
- a CDS encoding cold-shock protein yields the protein MSNKTNGVVKWFNEEKGFGFLTQDNGGADVFVHFRAIASEGFKTLKEGQQVSFEVEQGQKGLQAANVVAL from the coding sequence ATGTCTAACAAAACAAACGGCGTAGTAAAATGGTTTAACGAAGAGAAAGGTTTCGGTTTCCTAACTCAAGACAACGGCGGCGCTGACGTATTCGTTCACTTCCGTGCTATCGCATCTGAAGGTTTCAAGACTCTTAAAGAAGGCCAACAAGTGTCTTTCGAAGTAGAGCAAGGCCAAAAAGGTCTTCAAGCTGCAAACGTTGTAGCTCTATAA
- a CDS encoding YicC family protein — MIYSMTAYARKEVKGDWGTAVWEIRSVNQRYLETYFRMPEQFRGLEPILRERFRKRLARGKVECNLRFEANPAAKGELSINEGLAQQVINAANQVMTMTGEDSRLNPFQVMNWPGVMETPEQDMDAINKDLLEAFNDAIAEFIDARAREGENMKALIVQRLDAITEEVVKVRARMPEILEWQRERLLTKFEDAKIELEGSRVEQELILLAQKSDVAEELDRLDSHVKEANVVLKKGGACGRKLDFMMQEFNRESNTLASKSISTDITASGVELKVLIEQMREQIQNIE; from the coding sequence ATGATTTATAGTATGACCGCGTACGCACGCAAAGAAGTAAAAGGCGATTGGGGTACAGCAGTATGGGAAATCCGTAGTGTAAACCAACGCTACCTAGAAACTTACTTCCGTATGCCTGAACAGTTCCGTGGTTTAGAGCCAATCTTACGTGAGCGTTTCCGTAAGCGTCTAGCTCGCGGCAAGGTTGAATGTAACCTACGCTTCGAAGCAAACCCAGCAGCGAAAGGCGAGCTAAGCATTAACGAAGGTTTGGCTCAGCAAGTGATCAATGCTGCTAACCAAGTAATGACCATGACAGGTGAAGACAGCCGTCTGAACCCATTCCAAGTTATGAACTGGCCTGGCGTGATGGAAACGCCAGAGCAAGACATGGATGCTATTAATAAAGACCTACTTGAAGCGTTCAACGATGCAATCGCAGAGTTCATTGACGCTCGTGCTCGTGAAGGTGAAAACATGAAGGCGCTCATCGTACAGCGCTTGGATGCGATCACTGAAGAAGTAGTGAAAGTCCGTGCACGTATGCCTGAGATTCTAGAATGGCAACGTGAGCGTCTTCTTACCAAATTTGAAGATGCGAAAATTGAACTTGAAGGTTCTCGCGTTGAGCAAGAGCTTATCTTACTCGCGCAGAAGTCAGACGTAGCAGAAGAGCTAGACCGTCTAGACTCTCACGTGAAAGAAGCGAACGTAGTATTGAAGAAAGGTGGCGCTTGTGGCCGTAAGCTTGACTTCATGATGCAAGAATTCAACCGTGAATCAAACACGCTAGCATCTAAGTCTATTAGCACAGACATCACAGCATCGGGCGTAGAACTTAAAGTTCTTATCGAACAGATGCGTGAGCAAATTCAGAACATTGAATAA
- the rph gene encoding ribonuclease PH, whose translation MRPNDRAVDQIRPIKITRNYTAYAEGSVLVEFGNTKVLCNATVEENVPRWLKGQGKGWVTAEYGMLPRATHTRNRREAASGKQGGRTMEIQRLIARSLRAVVDLKVMGEIMITVDCDVIQADGGTRTASISGASVAMADAINSLLASGKLKKNPMKGHVAAVSVGIVGAQALCDLEYVEDSAADTDMNVVMTEDGKMIEIQGTAEGEPFSHEELMQLLALANKGIADIVEAQKSALAE comes from the coding sequence ATGCGTCCAAATGACCGCGCTGTAGATCAAATTCGTCCAATTAAAATTACTCGTAACTACACAGCTTATGCTGAAGGTTCTGTATTAGTTGAGTTCGGCAACACTAAAGTTCTATGTAATGCGACGGTAGAAGAAAACGTGCCGCGTTGGTTAAAAGGCCAAGGAAAGGGTTGGGTAACGGCTGAATACGGCATGCTTCCACGTGCAACGCACACTCGTAACCGTCGTGAAGCGGCGAGCGGTAAGCAAGGTGGTCGTACGATGGAAATCCAACGTTTGATCGCTCGTAGCTTACGTGCAGTTGTTGACCTGAAAGTAATGGGTGAAATCATGATCACTGTCGATTGTGATGTTATCCAAGCAGACGGCGGTACTCGTACTGCTTCTATCTCAGGTGCAAGTGTTGCAATGGCGGATGCTATCAACAGCCTACTAGCAAGCGGTAAACTGAAAAAGAACCCAATGAAAGGCCACGTAGCGGCAGTTTCAGTGGGCATCGTTGGTGCACAAGCACTGTGTGACCTTGAGTACGTTGAAGACTCAGCAGCCGATACCGATATGAACGTTGTAATGACGGAAGACGGTAAGATGATTGAGATTCAAGGCACCGCAGAAGGCGAACCGTTCAGCCACGAAGAGCTGATGCAGCTTTTAGCCCTGGCGAATAAGGGCATTGCCGATATTGTTGAAGCGCAGAAGTCGGCGTTAGCAGAATAG
- the pyrE gene encoding orotate phosphoribosyltransferase encodes MKAYQREFIEFALEKEVLKFGEFTLKSGRKSPYFFNAGLFNTGRDLARLGRFYAAALADSGIEFDVLFGPAYKGIPIATTTAVALADHHDVDTPYCFNRKEAKNHGEGGNLVGSELEGRIMLVDDVITAGTAIRESMEIIQANGADLAGVLVAIDRQEKGKGELSAIQEVERDFGCAIISIVSLTDLVTFLEEKGTDAAHLESVKAYRAQYGI; translated from the coding sequence ATGAAAGCATATCAACGTGAATTTATTGAATTTGCACTAGAGAAAGAAGTACTTAAGTTTGGTGAGTTTACTTTAAAGTCTGGCCGTAAGAGCCCTTACTTCTTCAATGCTGGATTGTTTAATACAGGTCGTGACTTAGCGCGTTTAGGTCGCTTCTACGCAGCAGCATTAGCAGATTCAGGCATTGAGTTCGATGTACTATTTGGCCCTGCGTACAAAGGTATTCCAATCGCTACAACAACTGCGGTTGCACTTGCTGATCACCACGATGTGGACACGCCTTACTGTTTCAACCGTAAAGAAGCGAAGAACCACGGTGAAGGTGGCAACCTAGTGGGTAGCGAACTTGAAGGTCGCATCATGTTAGTTGACGATGTGATCACTGCAGGTACTGCAATTCGTGAGTCGATGGAAATCATCCAAGCAAACGGTGCTGACTTAGCGGGTGTTCTGGTTGCGATTGACCGCCAAGAGAAGGGCAAAGGCGAGTTGTCTGCGATTCAAGAAGTAGAGCGTGACTTCGGTTGTGCGATTATCTCAATCGTTAGCCTGACTGATCTGGTGACTTTCCTTGAAGAGAAAGGCACCGACGCAGCGCACCTCGAATCTGTAAAAGCGTACCGCGCTCAATACGGAATCTAA
- the lpxL gene encoding LpxL/LpxP family Kdo(2)-lipid IV(A) lauroyl/palmitoleoyl acyltransferase, translating to MTTKTSPENSTAQHVLTKPPFTLALLHPKHWGVWFGFGLLAFLVNVLPYRVLLLLGRSLGSLGARYGKKRVAVATRNLELAFPDKPADEVAAMVSENFKNTGMALIETGITWFWPTWRFKRILVDKDTQMLRTHKANGKGVLLCCVHALNLEITARAMAVLGISGLGVYRPHNNPAYEFIQYRGRTQNGNRLIHRKDVKRMIRILRQGEILFYLPDHDYGRNKSVFVPFFAVEDACTTTGTSILAYTSRCALVPGSGFRNADGKYEIMADESIEENYPQKDEKAAAAYMNSYLEKIILRAPEQWMWLHKRFKTMEDPEVERGIRYK from the coding sequence ATGACGACGAAAACTTCTCCGGAAAACAGCACCGCACAACACGTTCTTACTAAGCCACCTTTTACCTTGGCTTTGCTCCACCCTAAACATTGGGGAGTTTGGTTCGGTTTTGGGTTACTGGCGTTTCTCGTTAACGTTCTACCTTACCGTGTCTTACTGTTGTTAGGCCGTTCATTAGGCTCTCTTGGCGCTCGTTATGGCAAAAAGCGTGTCGCTGTGGCAACGCGTAATTTGGAGCTTGCCTTCCCAGATAAGCCAGCAGACGAAGTCGCGGCTATGGTCAGTGAAAACTTCAAAAATACGGGTATGGCACTGATAGAAACCGGCATTACGTGGTTTTGGCCAACTTGGCGTTTCAAAAGAATCCTAGTGGATAAAGACACCCAAATGCTGCGTACTCACAAAGCCAACGGCAAAGGTGTTTTGTTGTGCTGTGTGCATGCCTTGAACTTAGAGATCACTGCGCGAGCAATGGCTGTTCTAGGTATTTCAGGTTTAGGTGTTTACCGCCCACACAACAATCCGGCTTATGAGTTCATTCAATACCGTGGTCGTACTCAGAATGGCAATCGCCTGATTCACCGTAAAGATGTGAAACGCATGATTCGAATCCTGCGTCAGGGGGAGATCCTTTTCTACCTGCCAGATCATGATTACGGCCGTAACAAGTCTGTGTTTGTCCCTTTCTTCGCAGTAGAAGATGCATGTACCACAACGGGCACCAGTATTTTGGCTTACACTAGCCGATGTGCACTTGTTCCGGGATCTGGTTTTAGAAATGCCGACGGCAAATATGAGATCATGGCTGATGAGTCAATCGAAGAAAACTATCCGCAGAAAGATGAGAAAGCGGCCGCCGCGTATATGAACAGCTATCTTGAGAAGATCATCTTACGAGCACCTGAGCAATGGATGTGGCTGCACAAGCGCTTCAAGACCATGGAAGACCCAGAAGTGGAGCGCGGCATTCGTTATAAATAG
- the slmA gene encoding nucleoid occlusion factor SlmA translates to MAGTRKSNRREEILQALAQMLESTEGASRITTVKLAKQVGVSEAALYRHFPSKARMFEGLIEFIEEALMSRINRILDEEKDTLERIRLVMQLILVFSERNPGLTRILSGHALMFENERLRERINQLFERIETQLRQILRERKLREGKSFPVDEKILAAQLLGQVEGSLNRFVRSDFKYQPTENFDAYWALLSAQIK, encoded by the coding sequence ATGGCTGGTACTCGAAAATCAAACCGTCGTGAAGAAATCCTACAAGCTCTCGCACAAATGTTGGAATCGACCGAAGGTGCTTCTCGTATCACAACGGTAAAGTTGGCCAAGCAAGTTGGTGTTTCTGAAGCTGCGTTATACCGCCACTTCCCAAGCAAAGCTCGCATGTTTGAAGGCCTGATCGAGTTCATTGAAGAAGCGTTGATGTCTCGAATCAACCGTATTCTCGATGAAGAGAAAGACACACTTGAGCGTATCCGCTTAGTGATGCAACTGATCTTAGTCTTCTCTGAGCGTAATCCAGGCTTAACTCGTATTTTATCGGGTCATGCCCTAATGTTTGAGAATGAGCGTCTTCGTGAACGAATTAATCAGCTTTTCGAACGTATTGAGACTCAACTTCGCCAGATTCTTCGTGAAAGAAAGCTTCGTGAAGGGAAATCGTTCCCGGTTGATGAGAAAATCTTAGCGGCTCAGTTGCTAGGTCAAGTTGAAGGCAGCCTGAATCGATTTGTTCGCTCTGATTTCAAATATCAACCAACCGAAAATTTTGATGCTTACTGGGCACTGCTGAGCGCTCAGATTAAGTAG
- the coaBC gene encoding bifunctional phosphopantothenoylcysteine decarboxylase/phosphopantothenate--cysteine ligase CoaBC, producing the protein MQTLVNQQSSADQQGLVGKKILLGISGGIAAYKCAELTRRLIERGAQVQVVMTNAAKEFITPLTMQAVSGRPVSDSLLDPAAEASMGHIELAKWADLVLLAPATADLIARMTAGMGNDLLTTLVLATDAPVAVSPAMNQQMYSHPATQENIATLKRRGCEIWGPAAGEQACGDVGMGRMLEPMQLVHRCEDFFQPKPLAGRSVLITAGPTREAIDPVRYITNHSSGKMGYALAEAAAKQGATVTLVSGPVSLATPNKVNRIDVDSAQQMFDAVSANAAQHDIFISCAAVADYRPETIADQKLKKVDGKDDMTIQMVKNPDIVASVASMTEGRPFTVGFAAETQDVEKYARGKLERKNLDMICANDVSVEGQGFNSSSNELHLYWKGGDKSLPLESKDTLGFQILDQIQQLIVE; encoded by the coding sequence ATGCAAACACTGGTTAATCAACAGAGCAGCGCTGACCAACAAGGCTTAGTTGGCAAAAAAATCCTACTTGGTATTAGTGGTGGTATCGCAGCTTATAAATGTGCCGAACTGACTCGCCGCTTAATTGAACGTGGAGCGCAGGTACAAGTCGTCATGACAAATGCGGCTAAGGAGTTCATCACTCCTCTCACCATGCAAGCTGTATCTGGAAGACCGGTGTCTGATAGTTTGCTTGATCCTGCTGCTGAGGCTTCGATGGGGCACATCGAACTCGCAAAATGGGCTGATTTAGTACTATTAGCGCCAGCAACGGCTGACCTTATTGCTCGCATGACGGCGGGCATGGGCAACGACTTGCTGACCACTCTGGTTTTGGCGACCGATGCGCCAGTTGCGGTATCCCCAGCAATGAACCAGCAAATGTACAGCCACCCGGCGACTCAAGAGAACATTGCCACGCTAAAACGTCGTGGTTGTGAAATCTGGGGGCCAGCTGCAGGCGAACAAGCGTGTGGTGATGTTGGTATGGGGCGCATGTTAGAGCCAATGCAGCTCGTGCATCGCTGTGAAGACTTCTTCCAACCTAAGCCACTTGCTGGCCGTTCTGTGCTTATTACTGCAGGCCCGACTCGTGAAGCGATCGACCCTGTACGTTACATTACTAACCACAGTTCAGGAAAAATGGGCTATGCACTGGCTGAAGCAGCCGCGAAACAAGGCGCAACAGTGACTCTAGTCAGCGGTCCTGTATCACTGGCAACGCCAAACAAAGTTAATCGCATTGATGTCGACAGCGCACAACAGATGTTTGATGCCGTTAGCGCTAACGCCGCTCAGCACGATATTTTCATCAGCTGCGCTGCGGTTGCCGATTACCGCCCTGAGACCATCGCAGACCAAAAGCTTAAGAAGGTCGATGGTAAAGACGACATGACCATTCAAATGGTTAAGAACCCAGACATTGTCGCTTCTGTTGCCTCAATGACCGAAGGCCGTCCATTTACTGTCGGCTTCGCAGCTGAAACTCAAGATGTAGAAAAATACGCTCGTGGCAAATTGGAGAGAAAGAACCTCGACATGATTTGCGCCAACGATGTCTCTGTTGAAGGCCAAGGCTTCAATAGCAGTAGCAATGAATTGCACCTTTACTGGAAAGGCGGCGATAAATCTCTACCACTAGAGAGCAAAGATACGCTAGGTTTCCAGATCCTCGATCAGATCCAACAACTTATTGTCGAATAA
- the radC gene encoding DNA repair protein RadC, with translation MSISKIPVESMPREKLLSRGPDSLSDAELLAIFLRTGTQGMNVLELSDKLIKDFGSLRHLFSATEAEFCAHKGMGQAKYVQLQAVLEMTQRYLAETLSRGDALTSPNHTKLYLSSMLRDRQREAFYILFLDNQNRVIKDEVMFEGTIDAASVYPREVVKRALHHNAAALILAHNHPSGVAEPSQADRRITRRLTDALALVDIRILDHFVVGDGEVISFAERGWI, from the coding sequence ATGTCCATAAGTAAAATACCTGTTGAATCGATGCCAAGAGAAAAGTTATTGAGTCGAGGACCTGATTCCTTGAGTGATGCGGAGTTGTTAGCGATATTTCTTCGAACGGGTACACAAGGAATGAACGTTCTAGAGCTTTCTGACAAGTTGATCAAAGATTTTGGCTCGCTGCGTCATCTTTTTTCAGCAACGGAGGCCGAGTTTTGTGCTCATAAGGGAATGGGGCAGGCAAAGTACGTCCAATTGCAGGCCGTATTGGAGATGACGCAACGCTACTTAGCAGAGACATTATCTCGAGGGGACGCGTTGACCAGTCCGAATCATACCAAGTTGTATCTTTCGAGTATGTTACGCGATCGCCAGCGAGAAGCCTTCTATATATTGTTCTTAGATAATCAAAACCGGGTAATAAAGGATGAAGTCATGTTTGAAGGAACCATCGATGCAGCGTCGGTTTACCCAAGAGAAGTCGTCAAAAGGGCACTTCATCATAATGCCGCCGCATTAATCTTGGCTCACAACCATCCTTCTGGTGTTGCGGAGCCAAGCCAAGCAGACAGGCGAATTACACGCCGCTTAACCGATGCATTGGCGCTGGTGGACATCCGAATTCTCGACCATTTTGTGGTTGGAGATGGTGAAGTTATCTCTTTTGCAGAGAGAGGATGGATTTGA
- the rpmB gene encoding 50S ribosomal protein L28 encodes MSRVCQVTGKRPVTGNNRSHARNATKRRFLPNLQTHRFWVESEKRFVKLRLTAKGMRIIDKKGIDAVLVDIRARGENV; translated from the coding sequence ATGTCCCGAGTATGTCAAGTAACTGGTAAGCGTCCAGTAACGGGTAACAACCGTTCACACGCACGCAATGCTACCAAGCGTCGTTTTCTGCCGAACCTACAAACTCACCGTTTCTGGGTAGAGAGCGAAAAACGTTTTGTTAAACTACGTCTAACTGCTAAAGGCATGCGTATTATTGATAAGAAAGGCATCGATGCTGTTCTTGTTGATATCCGTGCACGTGGCGAAAACGTTTAA
- the rpmG gene encoding 50S ribosomal protein L33, with protein sequence MAKGIREKIRLVSSAGTGHFYTTDKNKRNMPGKFEIKKFDPVVRQHVMYKEAKIK encoded by the coding sequence ATGGCTAAAGGCATTCGTGAGAAAATCCGTCTAGTATCTTCTGCTGGAACTGGTCACTTCTACACAACTGACAAGAACAAGCGTAACATGCCAGGCAAATTTGAGATCAAAAAGTTTGATCCAGTAGTTCGCCAGCACGTTATGTACAAAGAAGCTAAAATCAAGTAA
- the mutM gene encoding bifunctional DNA-formamidopyrimidine glycosylase/DNA-(apurinic or apyrimidinic site) lyase, producing the protein MPELPEVEVSRMGISPHLVGETIKTLTFRTPKLRWDIPQELKKLEGQVIRSISRRAKYLLIETDMGTAIVHLGMSGSLRVLDADFPPAKHDHVDLKLTNGKILRYNDPRRFGAWLWSAPDEIHSVLLGSGPEPLTDDFNADYIAEKAEKRKVAVKQFIMDNKVVVGVGNIYANEALFSSRIHPLRPANKITQAEWILLTQEIKQVLATAIKQGGTTLKDFAQADGKPGYFAQELQVYGKAGEPCPVCAEEIQEQKIGQRNTFLCGECQR; encoded by the coding sequence ATGCCTGAATTACCCGAAGTCGAAGTAAGCCGCATGGGGATCTCGCCTCATTTAGTCGGCGAGACCATTAAAACCCTTACCTTTCGCACCCCTAAGCTGCGTTGGGATATCCCCCAAGAACTTAAAAAATTAGAAGGGCAGGTGATTCGCTCGATCTCGCGTCGCGCAAAGTACCTACTGATTGAAACCGATATGGGCACAGCAATTGTTCACCTTGGTATGTCTGGCTCACTGCGTGTGTTAGACGCAGATTTCCCGCCTGCAAAACACGATCACGTGGATCTTAAGCTAACCAATGGCAAGATATTGCGTTACAACGATCCGCGTCGTTTTGGCGCATGGTTGTGGTCTGCGCCCGATGAAATCCATTCAGTTTTGCTTGGTTCTGGCCCTGAACCGTTAACGGACGACTTTAACGCTGACTACATAGCCGAGAAGGCAGAGAAACGTAAAGTCGCCGTAAAGCAGTTCATCATGGACAATAAAGTAGTGGTCGGGGTAGGAAATATCTACGCCAATGAAGCGCTATTTTCTTCACGAATCCATCCACTTCGCCCAGCGAACAAGATCACTCAAGCTGAGTGGATCTTGTTAACTCAGGAGATAAAACAAGTACTCGCGACGGCCATCAAACAAGGCGGCACCACCCTAAAAGATTTCGCACAAGCGGATGGGAAGCCAGGATACTTCGCACAAGAACTGCAAGTTTACGGTAAAGCTGGTGAACCCTGCCCAGTGTGTGCTGAAGAGATTCAAGAGCAGAAGATTGGGCAGAGAAATACTTTCTTGTGTGGGGAATGTCAGAGGTGA